A window of Tautonia plasticadhaerens contains these coding sequences:
- the rpmJ gene encoding 50S ribosomal protein L36 has product MKVRSSVKRICDACIIVRRRGKVYVICKANPKHKQRQG; this is encoded by the coding sequence ATGAAGGTCCGATCGAGCGTCAAGCGGATTTGCGACGCCTGCATCATCGTGCGGCGACGGGGCAAGGTGTACGTCATCTGCAAGGCCAATCCCAAGCACAAGCAGCGGCAGGGCTGA
- the rpsM gene encoding 30S ribosomal protein S13: protein MPRILGVDIPNDKQIRISLRYLYGIGPFLADQLCERTGVEPTKRARDLTDDELAKIIALLDNEYTVEGQLQRVVQQNIARLRDINCYRGLRHRRGLPVRGQRTQTNARTRKGPRKTVAGKKGVKDMR, encoded by the coding sequence ATGCCTCGTATCCTGGGCGTCGACATCCCCAACGATAAGCAGATTCGGATCTCGCTGCGCTACCTCTACGGCATCGGCCCCTTCCTGGCCGATCAGCTCTGCGAGCGTACCGGGGTCGAGCCGACCAAGCGGGCCCGCGACCTGACCGACGACGAGCTGGCCAAGATCATCGCGCTGCTCGACAACGAGTACACGGTCGAGGGCCAGTTGCAGCGCGTCGTGCAGCAGAACATCGCCCGGCTTCGCGACATCAATTGCTACCGCGGCCTGCGGCACCGCCGGGGCCTGCCCGTCCGCGGCCAGCGGACCCAGACCAACGCCCGGACCCGCAAGGGGCCCCGCAAGACGGTCGCGGGCAAGAAGGGCGTCAAGGACATGCGCTGA
- the rpsK gene encoding 30S ribosomal protein S11: MAKAKKRKTRRNVSRAVVHIKATFNNTLVTVTDPNGDTLCWASSGTVGFKGSRKSTPFAAQRAAEVSASTATKFGVKEVEVRVKGPGSGRESAITALQAAGLSIKAIEDVTPLPHNGCRPPKKRRV; the protein is encoded by the coding sequence GTGGCCAAGGCCAAGAAGCGGAAGACCCGCCGCAACGTGAGCCGCGCGGTCGTGCACATCAAGGCGACGTTCAACAACACGCTGGTGACGGTCACCGACCCGAACGGCGACACCCTCTGCTGGGCCTCCAGCGGCACGGTCGGCTTCAAGGGCAGCCGCAAGAGCACGCCCTTCGCCGCCCAGCGGGCCGCCGAGGTCTCGGCCTCGACCGCCACGAAGTTCGGGGTCAAGGAGGTCGAGGTCCGCGTCAAGGGCCCCGGCTCCGGGCGGGAGAGCGCCATCACCGCCCTGCAGGCCGCCGGCCTGTCGATCAAGGCGATCGAGGACGTGACGCCCCTGCCGCACAACGGCTGCCGCCCCCCCAAGAAGCGGCGGGTCTGA
- the rpsD gene encoding 30S ribosomal protein S4 has translation MGRHIGPVCRLCRREGIKLFLKGSRCDSPKCAVERRDGPPGQQQYRRGKPSEYSIRLREKQKVKRYYGVFERQFRRYYEMASRRPGNTGDLLMALLERRLDNVVTHLGFAVSRPSARQLVRHGHILINGRKTDIPSYLVKPGDVIKIKEREGSQNLVAGALSMEGMPPVPDWLDRTSTEPAEGRVSRLPTIQDVSLPVTPQLIVELLSR, from the coding sequence ATGGGACGCCACATCGGACCCGTCTGCCGGCTTTGCCGACGCGAAGGGATCAAGCTCTTCCTCAAGGGCTCGCGCTGCGATTCGCCCAAGTGCGCCGTCGAGCGTCGGGACGGCCCCCCCGGGCAGCAGCAGTACCGCCGCGGCAAGCCGAGCGAGTACTCCATCCGGCTGCGGGAGAAGCAGAAGGTCAAGCGGTACTACGGCGTCTTCGAGCGCCAGTTCCGCCGCTACTACGAGATGGCCAGCCGCCGCCCCGGCAACACCGGCGACCTGCTCATGGCCCTGCTCGAGCGCCGGCTCGATAACGTGGTCACCCACCTGGGCTTCGCCGTCAGCCGCCCCTCGGCCCGGCAGCTCGTCCGCCACGGCCACATCCTGATCAACGGCCGCAAGACCGACATCCCGAGCTACCTGGTCAAGCCGGGCGACGTGATCAAGATCAAGGAGCGCGAGGGCTCGCAGAACCTCGTCGCCGGGGCCCTGAGCATGGAGGGCATGCCGCCGGTCCCCGACTGGCTGGACCGCACCTCCACCGAGCCCGCCGAGGGCCGGGTCAGCCGACTGCCCACCATCCAGGACGTCTCGCTGCCGGTCACGCCCCAGCTGATCGTCGAGCTGCTGAGCCGCTGA
- a CDS encoding DNA-directed RNA polymerase subunit alpha — translation MRIRWRGLELPSRVVCTRETLTESFGEFHVEPFERGFGHTVGNSLRRVLLSSLEGSAVTTIKIQGVQHEFSTIPGMVEDITDLVLNLKGLVVKNHSDSPRTIRIERDRRGVVTAADVLHDESVEVINPDHILCTLTDDVPFHIEMSVENGRGYRPAAEGHTDDLEIGAIPIDAIFSPVTRVEYKVQDTRVGQRTNYDQLTMRIWTTGTLSPEMALVEAAKILRKHLNPFVQYYEPGPGLPADGSGGFEGGSYGGGVDMETERKLNMSLAELELSVRATNCLESEGITSVRDLVSRSEDQLLGVRNFGETTLKEVRVKLQEIGLDLGMDIARR, via the coding sequence ATGCGCATCCGTTGGCGAGGCCTGGAACTGCCCAGCCGGGTCGTCTGCACCCGGGAGACCTTGACCGAGTCGTTCGGCGAATTCCACGTCGAGCCGTTCGAACGCGGCTTCGGCCACACCGTGGGCAACAGCCTGCGTCGCGTGCTGCTCTCCAGCCTGGAGGGCAGCGCCGTCACCACGATCAAGATCCAGGGCGTCCAGCACGAGTTCTCGACCATCCCCGGGATGGTCGAGGACATCACCGACCTGGTGCTCAACCTCAAGGGCCTGGTCGTCAAGAACCACAGCGACAGCCCCCGCACCATCCGCATCGAACGCGACCGCCGCGGCGTCGTCACCGCCGCCGACGTCCTCCACGACGAGTCGGTCGAGGTCATCAACCCCGACCACATCCTCTGCACCCTCACCGACGACGTCCCGTTCCACATCGAGATGAGCGTCGAGAACGGCCGGGGCTACCGCCCCGCCGCCGAGGGGCACACCGACGACCTGGAGATCGGCGCGATCCCCATCGACGCCATCTTCAGCCCCGTCACCCGCGTCGAGTACAAGGTGCAGGACACCCGGGTCGGCCAGCGGACCAACTACGACCAGCTCACCATGCGGATCTGGACCACCGGCACCCTCAGCCCCGAGATGGCGCTGGTCGAGGCCGCCAAGATCCTCCGCAAGCACCTCAACCCCTTCGTCCAGTACTACGAGCCCGGCCCCGGCCTGCCCGCCGACGGCTCCGGTGGCTTCGAGGGGGGCTCCTACGGCGGCGGCGTCGACATGGAGACCGAGCGGAAGCTCAACATGAGCCTCGCCGAGCTCGAACTCTCCGTCCGCGCCACCAACTGCCTGGAGAGCGAGGGGATCACCTCCGTCCGGGACCTCGTCAGCCGGTCCGAGGACCAGCTCCTCGGCGTCCGCAACTTCGGCGAGACCACGCTCAAGGAAGTCCGCGTCAAGCTCCAGGAGATCGGCCTGGATCTCGGCATGGACATCGCCCGCCGCTGA
- the rplQ gene encoding 50S ribosomal protein L17 → MRHRKAGRKFKRSPEHRRMLMRNLATSFFEHERIETTQAKAKELQPYAEKLITMAVRGIRRQKALGGDAADKLPLAEFRRILTVLTRKDVAYKLFFEIAPRYMERPGGYSRIFKLAHRRQGDCSQMAIIQLIGADEPVRSQSVQPEVVGSEA, encoded by the coding sequence ATGCGTCACCGCAAAGCCGGACGGAAGTTCAAGCGGAGCCCCGAGCATCGCCGGATGCTCATGCGCAACCTGGCCACCTCGTTCTTCGAGCACGAGCGGATCGAGACGACCCAGGCCAAGGCCAAGGAACTGCAGCCCTACGCCGAGAAGCTGATCACGATGGCCGTCCGCGGCATCCGCCGCCAGAAGGCCCTCGGCGGCGACGCGGCCGACAAGCTCCCCCTCGCCGAGTTCCGCCGCATCCTCACCGTCCTGACCCGCAAGGACGTCGCCTACAAGCTCTTCTTCGAGATCGCCCCCCGCTACATGGAGCGGCCCGGCGGCTACTCGCGGATCTTCAAGCTCGCCCACCGTCGCCAGGGCGACTGCTCCCAGATGGCCATCATCCAGCTCATCGGCGCGGACGAGCCCGTCCGCTCCCAGTCGGTCCAGCCCGAGGTCGTCGGCTCCGAGGCCTGA
- a CDS encoding HIT family protein — MAYDPQNVFARILRGEIPAAKVLETDGALAFLDVGPVNKGHLLIVPKAEAATLSDLPDDVSAHVGSLLPRLCRAVKQATGADGLNVIVNHGEVAGQSVHHVHWHIVPRFKDDAFRWPWPQQSYSGDEAEQMRDRIRHALGDGES; from the coding sequence ATGGCCTACGACCCCCAGAACGTCTTCGCCCGGATCCTCCGGGGCGAGATCCCCGCCGCCAAGGTCCTGGAGACCGACGGCGCCCTGGCGTTCCTCGACGTCGGCCCGGTCAACAAGGGGCACCTCTTGATCGTCCCCAAGGCCGAGGCCGCCACCCTCTCCGACCTGCCCGACGACGTCTCGGCCCACGTCGGATCCCTCCTGCCCCGCCTCTGCCGGGCCGTCAAGCAGGCCACCGGCGCCGACGGCCTGAACGTGATCGTCAACCACGGCGAGGTCGCCGGCCAGTCCGTCCACCACGTCCACTGGCACATCGTCCCCCGGTTCAAGGACGACGCCTTCCGCTGGCCCTGGCCCCAGCAGTCGTACTCCGGCGACGAGGCCGAGCAGATGCGGGACCGCATCCGCCATGCCCTGGGTGACGGGGAATCGTGA
- a CDS encoding TolC family protein, with protein sequence MRLFCSSRRLNWVAIGALLTTIPAVVVEPAPARARPPVSPLSLADLERFALSHNPTLAQATAQLDAAQGRAVQAGLYPNPTVGYFSQQIGEEGTAGQQGAFLTQMIVTSGKLRLNRAKSAREVDVVDCQAKAQGLRVLNTVRIQFWQVVALRYMARAQEELIRRADDAVTAVEGRQEAGDAERADVLEARLEKTQLEDLLEETANRHQAAWGRLAALVGLPDLPPAPLSADLEAAGPPLEFHAALAQLLTASPELGVARSVAASDQVSLQRELVEPVPNLQLELATAYNAADQRQQAYAQLGFMLPIFDRNQGNIRAARAQLVRSASGVRRVELNLRDRLATAFEQYLSARDDVEQYREERLPGARELFDLRLEGLKAGKGEWSQVQQALRTYAQARQEYLQSLLNLRRAEVGICGLLLVDGLDDPPPPPSQGQPHRDQEQKLFQESLQQPLLGPGGRRIEDRLGNQQP encoded by the coding sequence ATGAGGCTCTTCTGCTCGTCCCGCCGCCTCAACTGGGTGGCGATCGGCGCCCTCCTGACCACGATCCCAGCCGTTGTGGTGGAGCCGGCTCCCGCCAGGGCCCGGCCGCCGGTCAGCCCGCTCAGCCTCGCCGACCTGGAGCGGTTCGCCCTGTCGCATAACCCGACCCTGGCCCAGGCGACCGCCCAGCTCGACGCGGCCCAGGGCCGGGCGGTCCAGGCCGGGCTCTACCCGAACCCGACGGTCGGGTACTTCAGCCAGCAGATCGGGGAGGAGGGGACGGCCGGGCAGCAGGGGGCATTCCTCACTCAGATGATCGTCACCAGCGGGAAGCTGAGGCTCAACCGGGCGAAGTCGGCGCGCGAGGTTGACGTCGTCGACTGCCAGGCCAAGGCGCAGGGGCTTCGGGTTTTGAATACCGTCCGCATTCAGTTCTGGCAGGTGGTCGCCCTGCGGTACATGGCCCGGGCCCAGGAGGAGCTGATCCGCCGGGCGGATGACGCGGTGACGGCGGTCGAGGGTCGCCAGGAGGCCGGGGACGCCGAGCGGGCGGATGTGCTGGAGGCCCGGCTGGAGAAGACGCAGCTCGAGGATCTCCTCGAGGAGACCGCGAACCGCCACCAGGCGGCCTGGGGACGGCTGGCCGCGCTGGTCGGCCTGCCGGACCTGCCCCCGGCCCCGCTCTCCGCGGACCTGGAGGCCGCCGGCCCGCCCCTGGAATTCCACGCCGCCCTTGCCCAGTTGCTGACGGCCAGCCCCGAGCTGGGCGTGGCCCGTTCCGTGGCGGCGAGCGATCAGGTCTCGTTGCAGCGGGAGCTGGTCGAGCCGGTCCCTAACCTCCAGCTCGAGCTGGCCACCGCCTACAACGCGGCCGACCAGCGGCAGCAGGCGTACGCCCAGCTCGGGTTCATGCTGCCGATCTTCGACCGCAACCAGGGGAACATCCGGGCGGCCCGGGCCCAACTCGTCCGGTCCGCGTCCGGGGTGCGCCGGGTGGAGCTGAACCTGAGGGACCGGCTGGCCACGGCGTTCGAGCAGTACCTGTCGGCCCGGGACGACGTGGAGCAGTACCGGGAGGAGCGGCTGCCGGGGGCCCGGGAGCTGTTTGACCTCCGGTTGGAGGGGTTGAAGGCCGGTAAAGGCGAATGGTCGCAGGTCCAGCAGGCCTTGCGCACCTACGCCCAGGCCCGGCAGGAGTATCTGCAGTCGCTGCTCAACCTCCGCCGGGCGGAGGTGGGTATCTGCGGGCTGCTGCTGGTGGACGGGCTGGACGACCCGCCGCCCCCGCCGAGCCAGGGCCAGCCGCATCGGGACCAGGAGCAGAAGCTGTTCCAGGAGAGCCTCCAGCAGCCGCTGCTCGGGCCGGGCGGGCGTCGGATCGAGGACCGACTCGGGAACCAGCAGCCGTAG
- the katG gene encoding catalase/peroxidase HPI produces the protein MTSTPHLARLATSFAVLCIAAPAIAQDPRPEGPQGRDAGAVVSCPVTGAIRTLTALTKTVQGPGDSDQAPPKYEAPAPQAMSNQDWWPDQLNLEMLHQNSPASNPMGADFDYAEVFKSLDLDALKKDINEVMTTSQDWWPADYGHYGPLFIRMAWHSAGTYRVADGRGGASDGTQRFAPLNSWPDNANLDKARRLLWPIKQKYGRNISWADLMVLAGNCAIESMGVEPFGFAGGREDVWEPQQDVFWGSEREWLGGERYQDQKLENPLGATQMGLIYVNPEGPKGEPDPLAAAQSIRLTFGRMAMDDEETVALIAGGHTFGKAHGAADPKEYVGPAPEGAGLVAQGLGWLSRFGKGNAGDTITSGLEGAWSSSPTKWSNEYFDNLFDYEWELTESPAGAKQWTPKDGAGDGTVPDAHDPSKMHAPMMFTTDLALRMDPDYEKVSRRFHENPEEFQRAFARAWYKLTHRDMGPHARLLGPEVPEPQLWQDPIPEADHAPIDDEDVARLKAEILDSGLSPSDLISTAWASASTFRGSDYRGGANGGRIRLAPQKDWEVNEPARLAEALQAFERIQKEFNDAQDDGKAVSIADLIVLGGTAAVEQAAKEAGFDVRVPFAPGRTDASQEMTDAESFAALEPTADGFRNYLSSSDDRRPEESLVDRAQLLTLTAPEMAVLVGGLRVLGANAGDSPHGVFTDRPGTLTNDFFVNLLDMGTTWQQSAEGDQVFEGRDRESGAVKWTGTRVDLLFGSNSQLRAIAEVYAADDAKEKFVRDFVAAWTKVMNLDRFDLDPEA, from the coding sequence ATGACGTCGACACCACACCTCGCTCGTCTCGCGACGAGCTTCGCGGTGCTGTGCATCGCCGCCCCCGCGATCGCCCAGGACCCGCGGCCCGAGGGCCCCCAGGGGCGGGACGCGGGGGCCGTGGTCTCGTGCCCGGTGACGGGCGCGATCCGAACGCTGACCGCCCTGACCAAGACGGTCCAGGGCCCCGGGGACTCGGACCAGGCCCCCCCGAAGTACGAGGCCCCGGCGCCGCAGGCCATGTCGAATCAGGACTGGTGGCCCGACCAGCTGAACCTGGAGATGCTCCACCAGAATTCGCCCGCAAGCAATCCCATGGGCGCGGACTTCGACTATGCCGAGGTGTTCAAGTCGCTCGACCTCGATGCCCTCAAGAAGGACATCAACGAGGTGATGACGACGTCCCAGGACTGGTGGCCGGCCGACTACGGCCACTACGGGCCGCTGTTCATCCGGATGGCCTGGCACAGCGCCGGCACGTACCGGGTCGCCGACGGCCGGGGAGGCGCCTCGGACGGCACCCAGCGGTTCGCCCCCCTCAACAGCTGGCCGGACAACGCCAACCTCGACAAGGCCCGTCGCCTGCTCTGGCCGATCAAGCAGAAGTACGGCCGGAACATCTCCTGGGCCGACCTGATGGTCCTGGCGGGCAACTGCGCCATCGAGTCGATGGGGGTCGAGCCGTTCGGCTTCGCCGGCGGCCGGGAGGACGTCTGGGAGCCCCAGCAGGACGTCTTCTGGGGGTCGGAGCGCGAGTGGCTGGGCGGCGAGCGCTACCAGGACCAGAAGCTGGAGAACCCGCTGGGCGCCACCCAGATGGGGTTGATCTACGTCAACCCGGAGGGGCCCAAGGGCGAGCCGGATCCGCTCGCCGCGGCCCAGTCCATCCGGCTCACGTTCGGCCGCATGGCGATGGATGACGAGGAGACCGTCGCCCTGATCGCCGGCGGCCACACGTTCGGCAAGGCCCACGGCGCCGCCGACCCCAAGGAGTACGTCGGTCCCGCCCCGGAGGGGGCCGGCCTCGTGGCCCAGGGCCTCGGCTGGCTGAGCCGGTTCGGCAAGGGGAACGCCGGCGACACGATCACCAGCGGCCTGGAAGGGGCCTGGTCCTCCTCGCCGACGAAGTGGTCGAACGAATACTTCGACAACCTCTTCGACTACGAATGGGAGCTGACCGAGAGCCCCGCCGGGGCCAAGCAGTGGACCCCCAAGGACGGCGCCGGCGACGGCACCGTGCCCGACGCCCACGACCCGTCGAAGATGCACGCCCCGATGATGTTCACGACGGACCTCGCCCTGAGGATGGACCCGGACTACGAGAAGGTCTCGAGGCGATTCCACGAGAACCCCGAGGAGTTCCAGCGGGCCTTCGCCAGGGCCTGGTACAAGCTGACCCACCGCGACATGGGACCCCACGCCCGGCTGCTCGGCCCGGAGGTCCCCGAGCCCCAGCTCTGGCAGGACCCGATCCCCGAGGCCGATCACGCGCCGATCGACGACGAGGACGTCGCCCGGCTCAAGGCCGAGATCCTCGACTCCGGCCTCTCCCCCTCGGACCTGATCTCGACCGCCTGGGCCTCGGCCTCCACGTTCCGGGGATCGGATTATCGCGGCGGGGCCAACGGGGGCCGCATCCGCCTCGCCCCCCAGAAGGACTGGGAGGTGAACGAGCCGGCCCGACTCGCCGAGGCCCTGCAGGCCTTCGAGCGGATCCAGAAGGAGTTCAACGACGCCCAGGACGACGGCAAGGCGGTCTCGATCGCCGACCTGATCGTGCTGGGCGGGACCGCCGCCGTCGAGCAGGCCGCGAAGGAGGCCGGATTCGACGTCCGGGTCCCGTTCGCCCCCGGCCGGACCGACGCGTCGCAGGAGATGACCGACGCGGAGTCCTTCGCCGCGCTGGAGCCGACCGCGGACGGGTTCCGCAACTACCTGTCATCGAGCGACGACCGACGGCCGGAGGAGTCGCTGGTGGACCGGGCCCAGTTGCTGACCCTGACCGCCCCCGAGATGGCGGTGCTCGTGGGAGGCCTCCGGGTCCTGGGCGCGAACGCCGGTGACTCCCCGCATGGCGTCTTCACCGATCGCCCCGGGACGCTGACCAACGACTTCTTCGTGAACCTGCTGGACATGGGCACCACCTGGCAGCAGTCGGCCGAAGGCGACCAGGTCTTCGAGGGCCGGGACCGGGAGTCGGGGGCGGTCAAGTGGACCGGCACCCGCGTCGACCTCCTGTTCGGCTCCAACTCGCAGCTCCGGGCCATCGCGGAGGTCTACGCCGCCGACGACGCGAAGGAGAAGTTCGTCCGCGATTTCGTCGCGGCCTGGACCAAGGTGATGAACCTCGATCGCTTCGACCTCGACCCCGAGGCCTGA
- a CDS encoding LysR family transcriptional regulator — protein sequence MEVHQLRYFARLAELGSFTRAAEACHVSQPSLSQQIQKLESELGRPLFERLGRRALLTESGRRLKPVADQVLSLIDGARDLVNDDPEAARLVVGAPPTVVPYFLAGVLDGFARAHPRARLEVVEDVTESIVSRLLEFELDLAVLPLPIDHAEFDVEPLFDEELLVLLPAGHRLADRPRVSIRDLQSEPFILLHDAHCLSGNALSFCHQKRLQPIVTSRVSQLATIQELVSLGRGISLVPEMARRLDADPSRVYRSLSGARPRRTIGLVRHARRSPSLLAGRFSEALRAAGPRSGR from the coding sequence ATGGAAGTCCACCAGCTCCGCTACTTCGCCCGGCTGGCCGAGCTGGGCAGCTTCACCCGGGCGGCCGAGGCCTGCCACGTCTCGCAGCCATCCTTATCCCAGCAGATCCAGAAGCTCGAATCCGAGCTGGGCCGCCCCCTGTTCGAGCGGCTCGGCCGCCGGGCCCTGCTCACCGAGTCCGGGCGACGGCTCAAGCCGGTCGCCGACCAGGTGCTCTCCCTGATCGACGGGGCCCGCGACCTGGTGAACGACGACCCCGAGGCGGCCCGGCTCGTCGTCGGCGCCCCGCCGACGGTCGTCCCCTACTTCCTCGCCGGGGTGCTCGACGGCTTCGCCCGGGCCCACCCCCGGGCCCGGCTCGAGGTGGTGGAGGACGTGACCGAGTCGATCGTCTCCCGGCTGCTCGAATTCGAGCTGGACCTGGCCGTGCTCCCCCTGCCGATCGACCACGCCGAGTTCGACGTCGAGCCCCTATTCGACGAGGAGCTGCTGGTCCTGCTGCCCGCCGGCCACCGCCTGGCCGATCGGCCGAGGGTCTCCATCAGGGACCTCCAGTCCGAGCCCTTCATCCTGCTGCACGACGCCCACTGCCTCTCGGGCAACGCCCTGAGCTTCTGCCACCAGAAGCGGCTCCAGCCGATCGTCACCAGCCGGGTCAGCCAGCTCGCCACGATCCAGGAGCTCGTCAGCCTCGGCCGGGGCATCTCGCTCGTCCCGGAGATGGCCCGGCGGCTCGACGCCGACCCGTCTCGCGTCTATCGCTCGCTCTCCGGGGCGCGCCCGAGGCGGACGATCGGCCTCGTCCGGCACGCCCGGCGTTCCCCCTCCCTGCTCGCCGGCCGCTTCTCCGAGGCGCTCCGGGCGGCCGGCCCCCGATCCGGCCGTTAA
- a CDS encoding prenyltransferase/squalene oxidase repeat-containing protein: MQHSHTRRSFLGMGIGTLGAWASLRPARGRATGQGAGTGAEAMAARAVAFLKGRQEENGGWSTERSPGITGLVVTALLRSGVTPFDPTVERGLSYVEGIVGNDGMQAGGPHANYLTAIGIMALDEAKKKGAGDRYDAVIRGGQAALKGLQWDEGEGKTPADPFYGGAGYGGHSRPDLSNTSFMIEALRQTGLPEDDPALQKALLFVSRTQNLDSEFNDQPWADAVDDGGFIYTPANGGESQAGEAPGGGLRSYASMTYAGLKSMVYAGLTMDDPRVKAAHEFIRNNYSLDENPGLGQQGLFYYYQTFAKALAALGRPTLTDAGGTEHDWRADLVAALAERQGKLGEWVNPADRWMEGDPNLVTGYGLLALASARPSG; encoded by the coding sequence ATGCAACATTCGCACACCCGCCGATCGTTCCTGGGGATGGGGATCGGGACCCTGGGGGCGTGGGCCTCGCTGCGCCCCGCCCGGGGCCGGGCGACCGGCCAGGGGGCCGGGACGGGCGCCGAGGCGATGGCGGCGAGGGCCGTGGCGTTCCTGAAGGGACGGCAGGAGGAGAACGGGGGGTGGTCGACCGAGCGGAGCCCGGGGATCACCGGGCTGGTGGTCACGGCCTTGCTGAGGTCGGGCGTCACGCCGTTCGACCCGACCGTCGAGCGCGGCTTGTCGTACGTCGAGGGGATCGTCGGCAACGACGGGATGCAGGCCGGGGGGCCTCACGCAAACTACCTGACCGCCATCGGCATCATGGCCCTCGACGAGGCGAAGAAGAAGGGGGCCGGCGACCGCTACGACGCCGTCATCCGGGGAGGCCAGGCGGCGCTCAAGGGCTTGCAGTGGGACGAGGGCGAGGGGAAGACCCCCGCCGACCCGTTCTACGGCGGCGCCGGCTACGGCGGGCACAGCCGGCCGGACCTGTCCAACACCTCGTTCATGATCGAGGCCCTGCGGCAGACCGGCCTGCCGGAGGACGACCCGGCGTTGCAGAAGGCGCTGCTGTTCGTCAGCCGGACGCAGAACCTCGACAGCGAGTTCAACGACCAGCCCTGGGCCGACGCCGTCGACGACGGCGGCTTCATCTACACCCCGGCCAACGGCGGCGAGAGCCAGGCGGGCGAGGCCCCCGGCGGCGGGCTGCGGTCGTACGCGAGCATGACCTACGCCGGGCTCAAGAGCATGGTCTACGCCGGCTTGACCATGGACGACCCGAGGGTGAAGGCCGCTCACGAGTTCATTCGGAACAATTACTCGCTGGACGAGAACCCGGGCCTCGGCCAGCAGGGCCTGTTCTACTACTACCAGACCTTCGCCAAGGCCCTCGCCGCGCTGGGCCGGCCGACCCTGACCGACGCCGGGGGCACCGAGCACGACTGGCGGGCCGACCTCGTGGCCGCGTTGGCCGAGCGTCAGGGCAAGCTCGGCGAGTGGGTCAACCCGGCCGACCGCTGGATGGAGGGGGATCCGAACCTGGTGACCGGCTACGGCCTGCTGGCCCTGGCCTCGGCGCGGCCGTCGGGCTGA
- a CDS encoding TetR/AcrR family transcriptional regulator has protein sequence MTGRGDGQDSPEQGHATARHIERVASGLFADRGFAATPVRAIAEAAGVTCPTLYYHFKSKEGLAQELLTRPSSEVVAALRRLLSDAALDPLGRVVRMVDAMLDFSRAAPERARFLYAVMFGPADECLAAEAEAFVREINALLDEATGRLEGAGILAPGRAPDLTKALRGLVVIHTMDFLYRDGTLPPDLADRIVRDQLLGLAGPEARPGPSGRPPDALPG, from the coding sequence ATGACGGGACGAGGGGACGGGCAGGATTCGCCGGAGCAGGGCCATGCGACCGCCCGGCATATCGAGCGGGTCGCCTCGGGGCTCTTCGCCGACCGGGGATTCGCCGCCACCCCCGTCCGGGCGATCGCCGAAGCCGCCGGGGTGACCTGCCCGACGCTCTACTACCACTTCAAGAGCAAGGAGGGGCTCGCCCAGGAGCTGCTGACCCGCCCCTCCTCGGAGGTCGTCGCGGCCCTGCGACGGCTGCTCAGCGACGCGGCGCTCGACCCGCTGGGGCGGGTGGTCCGCATGGTCGACGCGATGCTCGACTTCAGCCGGGCGGCCCCCGAGCGGGCCCGGTTCCTCTACGCCGTGATGTTCGGCCCCGCCGACGAGTGCCTGGCGGCCGAGGCCGAGGCCTTCGTCCGCGAGATCAACGCGCTGCTCGACGAGGCGACCGGCCGGCTGGAGGGGGCCGGGATCCTGGCCCCGGGCCGGGCGCCCGACCTGACCAAGGCCCTCCGGGGCCTGGTCGTCATCCACACCATGGATTTCCTCTACCGAGACGGCACCCTCCCCCCCGACCTCGCCGACCGGATCGTCCGCGACCAGCTGCTCGGGCTGGCCGGACCCGAGGCCCGTCCCGGGCCGTCGGGCCGACCGCCCGACGCCCTCCCCGGGTGA